A genomic region of Exiguobacterium oxidotolerans JCM 12280 contains the following coding sequences:
- a CDS encoding Ig-like domain-containing protein yields MIKKLIFLAVFVCVFCIHHEVDATKGTDVKGLLRTDTIWTKEGSPYNLVDNIQVGGKLTIEPGVTVIGNRKDIAVFGELEVSGSKDKKVRLMSVNLKGGDYLRNGKMTISNSDLFKCSFDIPYGIKNSFILKDSWIDDSFGQSFFTPQFNDYNGYFNDYNGYSYFFGDGAIIERNIFANILPISVSNNSKFINNVFLKNYKLNISGEQNIVFNYNSFLGEENDVVKLYGSSKINNIENNFWNTNIKSKISEKIYDADDDLRVHNTVSFDSYLSSPHENTPSMLPSKAPTLTSVYTQKSTSVKGFAEPGSLLNYFYYPTSPYEVGTEQGWIFVDSTGEFEINPIYSGDYTMRLTSIKNGITSEESNTVALDSTPPLSPNVDDVSDQTQEVTGSAEGGAKIIVKKGSEVLGMSDATLHPAVRFERYYLNYNVSISKQVAGTKLNVYAVDLAGNMSAVKEIVVSDKTPPLAPTVDKITDQTLTAKGKAEPGATVSFKSGMWIIGSGLVDREGNFDIPIMVPYAGDILSVSATDTSGNISEITKVLVKDGTAPSSPLINDLTEHSTTVIGWAEPNSTILITSGSSILGTATTSEYGMFEVIITPQSANTIVTIVAVDAAGNRSKEIQEWVRDITPPEAPKVEVLTDQMTTVSGQTEATAEVTVKVGHKTLGTTQARADGNFTLTIPLQAAGVEVSVVATDQSGHMSEETIVTVKDVTAPEAPKVDVLTDQMTKVSGQTEANAKVTVKVYGKVFGTTSAGTDGIYSLTIPRQAAGVKVSVVATDLAGNTSEETLFIVKDVTAPEAPKVDALTDQMTKVSGQAEANAKVTVKVDEKVFGTTSVGTDGIYSLKIPRQAAGVKVSVIATDLSGNTSEETIIIVKDVTAPEAPKVDALTDQMTKVSGQAEANAKVTMKVDGKVFGTTSAGTDGIYSLKIPRQAAGVKVSVIATDLSGNTSEETIIIVKDVTAPEAPKVDALTDQMTKVSGQAEANAEVIVKAGDKMLGTTKAGAADGIYSLKIPRQAAGVKVSVIATDLAGNTSVETVVTVKDVTAPEAPKVDGLTDQMTKVSGQAEANTKVTVKVDEKVFGTTSAGTDGIYSLKIPRQAAGVKVSVVATDAAGNKSDETTLLVKDVTSPPPPKVYEVTDKAISVSGTAEAGSKILVKIGIKEIGNSIVNSNGTYKIQIAKQKAGVKLTFVAIDHYGNISKSTEVIVRDTTPPLISSVGLVSDQSIVVNGKVESNVKVYVKVGSKLIGSALSGKGIYNIKIAKQKAGTKLTVYAVDASGNQSKSKQVTVLDRTPPATPIVNKITNTSKMISGKAESNVKVFVYYNSKKIAEGNADSKGNFKVKIKAQKKGSVLKVYAQDKSSNRSKEKTLKVI; encoded by the coding sequence ATGATAAAAAAACTTATTTTTTTAGCTGTATTTGTATGTGTTTTTTGCATTCATCATGAGGTCGATGCTACTAAAGGCACAGATGTTAAAGGCCTACTAAGAACAGACACTATATGGACTAAAGAAGGGTCACCATATAATTTAGTAGATAATATTCAAGTTGGTGGGAAACTCACAATAGAACCTGGTGTAACTGTAATTGGGAATAGAAAAGATATTGCTGTATTTGGTGAATTAGAAGTGTCAGGTAGCAAGGATAAAAAAGTAAGATTAATGAGTGTTAATTTGAAGGGAGGAGACTATCTACGAAATGGTAAAATGACTATTTCGAATAGTGACTTATTCAAATGTAGTTTTGATATTCCTTATGGAATAAAAAATTCATTTATTTTAAAAGATTCTTGGATTGACGATTCATTTGGACAATCTTTCTTTACACCTCAATTTAATGATTACAACGGTTATTTTAATGATTATAACGGTTATTCATATTTTTTCGGTGATGGTGCCATAATTGAAAGAAATATTTTTGCAAATATCCTACCAATTTCAGTTTCAAATAATTCGAAGTTCATAAATAATGTTTTTTTAAAAAATTATAAGTTAAATATTTCTGGCGAGCAAAATATTGTTTTTAATTATAATAGCTTCCTAGGTGAAGAAAATGATGTTGTAAAACTTTATGGATCTTCAAAAATTAATAATATAGAAAATAACTTTTGGAATACAAATATTAAATCGAAAATCTCAGAAAAGATTTATGATGCTGATGATGACTTAAGAGTACATAATACAGTGAGTTTTGATTCTTATTTATCCAGTCCTCATGAGAATACACCTTCTATGTTACCTTCTAAAGCTCCGACTTTAACAAGTGTATACACTCAAAAAAGCACTTCTGTCAAAGGATTTGCTGAACCTGGTTCACTCCTTAACTATTTTTACTATCCTACTAGCCCATATGAAGTTGGAACGGAACAAGGGTGGATTTTTGTAGATTCAACTGGTGAATTTGAAATTAATCCTATATACAGTGGGGATTATACAATGCGTCTAACCTCCATTAAAAATGGAATAACTAGTGAAGAATCAAATACAGTAGCATTAGACAGTACACCGCCCTTATCTCCCAATGTGGATGATGTATCAGATCAAACACAAGAAGTAACTGGAAGTGCTGAAGGTGGAGCTAAAATTATAGTGAAAAAAGGTTCAGAGGTTTTAGGCATGTCAGATGCGACTTTACATCCGGCGGTTCGGTTTGAACGATATTATTTAAATTATAATGTATCGATTTCTAAACAAGTTGCAGGAACAAAATTAAATGTTTATGCAGTAGATCTTGCTGGAAATATGAGTGCCGTAAAAGAAATAGTGGTTTCAGACAAAACTCCACCACTTGCCCCTACTGTGGATAAGATAACTGATCAAACCTTAACTGCAAAAGGTAAAGCAGAACCTGGTGCTACAGTCTCGTTTAAAAGTGGAATGTGGATAATCGGAAGTGGACTTGTCGATCGCGAAGGGAATTTTGACATCCCTATAATGGTACCGTATGCTGGTGATATTTTATCTGTGTCTGCTACTGACACATCAGGAAATATTAGCGAGATAACAAAAGTACTTGTTAAAGATGGTACTGCACCAAGTAGTCCTTTAATAAATGATTTAACAGAACATTCGACCACTGTAATTGGATGGGCAGAACCTAATTCAACAATTTTAATAACCTCTGGTTCAAGTATTCTGGGAACAGCTACAACTTCCGAATACGGAATGTTTGAGGTGATCATAACTCCACAAAGTGCTAATACTATAGTTACTATTGTGGCGGTTGATGCTGCTGGAAATAGAAGTAAGGAAATTCAAGAATGGGTTAGAGATATTACCCCACCTGAAGCACCAAAAGTGGAAGTATTAACAGATCAAATGACGACCGTCAGTGGCCAAACGGAAGCAACTGCTGAGGTAACTGTGAAAGTAGGCCATAAAACACTTGGGACTACACAAGCTAGAGCAGATGGAAACTTTACGCTGACAATTCCACTCCAGGCAGCCGGTGTGGAAGTAAGTGTTGTAGCGACAGATCAGTCTGGACATATGAGCGAAGAAACAATAGTCACCGTGAAGGATGTGACAGCACCCGAAGCGCCAAAAGTGGACGTATTAACAGATCAAATGACGAAAGTCAGCGGGCAAACGGAAGCTAATGCCAAAGTGACTGTGAAAGTATACGGAAAAGTATTTGGAACTACATCAGCCGGAACAGATGGAATCTACTCATTGACGATTCCGCGTCAAGCAGCTGGTGTAAAAGTAAGTGTTGTAGCAACAGATTTAGCTGGAAACACAAGTGAAGAAACGCTTTTCATCGTGAAAGATGTAACGGCACCGGAGGCACCGAAGGTGGATGCACTAACGGACCAAATGACGAAAGTCAGTGGGCAAGCGGAAGCTAATGCCAAAGTGACTGTGAAAGTAGACGAAAAAGTATTTGGAACTACATCAGTCGGAACAGATGGAATCTACTCATTGAAGATTCCGCGTCAAGCAGCGGGCGTGAAAGTGAGTGTTATAGCAACAGACTTATCTGGAAACACAAGTGAAGAAACGATTATCATCGTGAAAGATGTAACGGCACCGGAGGCACCGAAGGTGGATGCACTGACGGACCAAATGACGAAAGTCAGTGGACAAGCGGAAGCTAATGCCAAAGTGACTATGAAAGTAGATGGAAAAGTATTTGGAACTACATCAGCCGGAACAGATGGAATCTACTCATTGAAGATTCCGCGTCAAGCAGCGGGCGTGAAAGTGAGTGTTATAGCAACAGACTTATCTGGAAACACAAGTGAAGAAACGATTATCATCGTGAAAGATGTAACGGCACCGGAGGCACCGAAGGTGGATGCACTGACGGACCAAATGACGAAAGTCAGTGGACAAGCGGAAGCAAATGCCGAAGTGATCGTGAAAGCAGGCGATAAAATGCTTGGAACTACAAAAGCTGGAGCAGCAGATGGAATCTACTCATTGAAGATTCCACGCCAAGCAGCGGGAGTGAAAGTGAGTGTTATAGCAACAGACTTAGCTGGAAATACGAGTGTAGAGACCGTTGTTACCGTGAAAGATGTAACGGCACCGGAGGCACCGAAGGTGGACGGATTAACGGACCAAATGACAAAGGTTAGTGGACAAGCGGAAGCTAATACCAAAGTCACTGTGAAAGTAGACGAAAAAGTATTTGGAACTACATCAGCCGGAACAGATGGAATCTACTCATTGAAGATTCCACGCCAAGCAGCGGGAGTGAAAGTAAGTGTTGTAGCAACAGACGCTGCAGGAAATAAAAGTGATGAAACAACATTACTCGTAAAAGACGTAACATCGCCTCCTCCACCAAAAGTGTACGAAGTTACGGATAAAGCTATTTCGGTTAGTGGAACAGCGGAGGCGGGTTCTAAAATCTTAGTGAAAATCGGGATCAAAGAGATTGGTAACTCAATTGTGAACTCAAATGGAACCTATAAAATTCAGATCGCGAAACAAAAGGCAGGTGTGAAATTAACGTTTGTTGCAATAGATCATTATGGGAATATTAGTAAATCAACTGAGGTAATTGTTAGAGATACAACACCGCCACTAATTTCAAGTGTAGGCCTTGTATCAGATCAATCGATTGTCGTTAATGGAAAAGTAGAAAGTAATGTAAAAGTATATGTAAAAGTAGGATCTAAATTAATCGGATCAGCTTTATCTGGAAAAGGTATTTACAATATTAAGATCGCTAAACAAAAAGCTGGTACTAAACTAACTGTTTATGCTGTTGATGCTTCTGGAAATCAAAGCAAAAGTAAGCAAGTTACTGTTTTAGATCGAACACCACCAGCAACACCTATTGTAAATAAGATAACGAATACGAGTAAAATGATAAGTGGTAAGGCAGAAAGCAATGTTAAAGTTTTCGTTTACTATAATTCTAAAAAAATTGCAGAAGGAAATGCAGACTCTAAAGGGAACTTTAAAGTTAAAATTAAAGCTCAAAAAAAGGGATCTGTTTTAAAAGTTTATGCACAGGACAAATCTTCTAATAGAAGTAAAGAAAAAACTCTAAAAGTCATATAA